The sequence below is a genomic window from Oreochromis niloticus isolate F11D_XX linkage group LG3, O_niloticus_UMD_NMBU, whole genome shotgun sequence.
ttttttacttctgACACCTGTTAAATGTGGACGACATTGTCTGAATTATGTGTCTTACTGGtaacttaacacaaaaaacatgttCAGGAGAAATGTATATAATTTGCTTTATTCTATGATGTTATACACTGGAACAGCCACTGCTTAAGAGCTGAAATATAAATTGCATGTAACTGCAAAAATGTAACTGCAACTAAATTAGAAAACCCATGTAAACACATATCTGAACtatattcattttaaaaggCGTGCTGCTTAGCTAATATGCACAGACCTTCAGACAGCCTATGTAACAGTTATCCCTGTAACGCTGAGGTAGGGGCTTCAAGTTGTTAGATTTTGCACAGAGGCCACTGAGTGGTGCTCCATCCTTGCATTGCGTGGGCTGACCTCATCACTGCAGAGGTCACAAAGTTGGGGGTTGGGTTAAAGTTGAGCCAGGTGCTTCAGCGCCTCCCCCTCACAGCGCATGCAGTGGTAGTCCATTGTAGCAGTGACATCGAAGCAGCCCTGGCTGAGGTAGAAGTCCATCGATGGTTTGTTCCAGTTCAGGACGGTGAAGTTGAGCTGGTGGCAACCAGCAGCCAGACCCAGCTATAGGAGAgcaagaaggaagacaggaatgactagggatgggtatcgtttaggttttatccgataccggtgccaaaccggtacttttgaaatggtgccggtgcttaaacggtgctcgaaccggtgcttaaagaatggagaacacacactttgtccaaaaacctctcatgttcagctgattttttgtaaaaaaataacaatgttagccttttctgcagctataggggatttatggtctcactcttggctggaagcagtgcttaaacaatggaaaaaaaccccacaaactttgcccaaaaacctctcatgtttaactgttttccactttttctttggtcattttagcctttttggccagggtgaagggagtatctgccatcaaacaagaagacagccgcatgtaacgacggtgtttgctagttcaccttacatgcattaatgtaataacgtggttagcgtactcaacgtaaattacacacgaacaacattaagctactcacgcagagaacggctgctgctgccatcatcatccgtcatcatttctgctacgctgacagggctaggggccaggactctactcttcgggtttttgggggatgttgctaactccaggtccgataacaggcaccacacccgcagtagatgtgccggtgtgaggtctcgcagcaagctatcaaatacggcacgtttctcggcttttaaaaaaatgctatgcgtcgccaggtgtttcatcagatttgaggtgttacctcctttgacagtatcacagtatcagcttaaagcacttgttgcaggctgctgagtttgcatcttttgctgtgaagtacagccagacgtttgaccgcttcgccttgggcatttttaatctgtagctctgctctaaaagaacgtacgtacctgggcccgcctactatcctcggcaACATAAAATGATCGGCTAGATTCTAAAGTGTATcacagctcaggaaaaaaaagcaccaaaataaagcaccgaaatgtgcgctgcttttcggtctggttactaccgtttatgtcagaaccgataccggtacccatccctaggaATGACTGCTGTAGATGTAGCATGGAGGCTTCTTCTGTATGCTGCCTCTGAGACACTGTTTAGTACTTTTTGCtcacaaatactgaaaatagGAAAAGCCTCAAGGTTTATCTTTTACAGTGTTCACATGTTTCACTCACCTGTGCCACCTTGCTCATTAGTGCTTTACCAACGCCTTTCCCTGAAAGACAGATCATGTGCATTACTTGAGATTTCCTGCAAATACAGTGATGATGAGACATCTTCTCAGAGGCTGTACTGTACCTCTGAACTCAGGCATCACGTACAAGTCCTCCATATAAATGGCTCTGCCTGACCAGGAGCTGTAGGAATAGAAGTAAAGTGCATAGCCGATCTTTGTGTGgcctgaaagaagaaaaatatctaCTGGTAAAAACAGTCGACATTTAGAAGAAGCTAAACTGTTTCTGTATTCATAAAAtttgtatatttgttttgttgttcgTTCCCACCGAGTTAATAATTATGAATAGTTAGCACAGTGATTATAAACAGCATAATGCGTTACTTTATACTGTAAACCAATAACTATGCATCATTTCCtctatgtcagtgaaaaaaatgatatgaGTTGTGGTGCTGCTCACAGTTAATGTGCAAAAATCTTTATAAATGACACCTCACATTTCCCAGTGGTGAGgatttttaaccttttgttaAAAATCTTCCCTGCTCTTTTTGTTTCTCCTGCTCGCTCACTCTGTTGGTTATTTTCACTTACTTTAAGGGTTTTGTCACGTATGGGTTCAtattaaagtgtgttttatttaacaCTCAAACATCAGTTCTAAGTTTGTTACAGCTGTTAGACAGTAGATCgcaacagtgtgtgtgaaaacTGGGCGTAACATGATCTCCCTCACCTTCTTTGGTTTTGTGCTGTTCTGGCACCTCAGCGATGATCCCATGAAAGAACGGGTTCTTGGAAAAGCCATCCTGCTCCAAGTCTGAAAAGAAGTTATAGATACTGTTACACAGTGTTTTCACAAGGGGAAATTCAGTTTACATTTAACAGTTTGAGGCTTTTTATCAAAATGTAATCTTAGCAAAGAGAGAGCTTTAAAACCAGTTCTTGACCTTTTGTTGGAAAATACAGTGCAATGGTTTTTCTCAAAGGTCCATAATTCCTAATTTTAGAACGAAGCTTCCTGGGAAAAACTGTTGCTTGGTGGTAGAAACAAACGGCTCACAGATACTTTATTATAGTGTGATAAAATCTACTGAGCTTACACAAATATAACTAAACAACTAaatttggggtggctgtagctcagacggtagagcaggtcatctactgatcaaaaggttggtggttcgatccctggtttcccctagtctgcatgccaaatatccttgggcaagatactaaccagTCCATTTGATCCAGATACTTTTTGGTTAGAAGTGTGTTTTATCTGGACGTGCATTCCCACTTCAGCTCCTGACAGAAACTCCAGCTGTGGTCGAAGCTCACATTGCTACAAGATGCACGCGACTCTATCTACAGAGGAGGTCAGCAGAGAGGTGCAacagtgtctacagccatctgtaaaacacagtagaggctctgtcatgtttcagacagtgttgggtaagttactttaaattagtaacttagttacattactagttacttctctaaaaaagtaactcagttacttcaagttactcgttactttcaaagtaactagttactagggaaagtaactttggttttactcagaattctcttgttaatgtgttgcttccgtaactggatacccagcaagattgtcagtcttctatcttgcttacttgccacaagtgcactgtgccacctaccaatagaaaggaaaaaataatgtgcacatttccacgagagaaatcccacgcctggaccgtcgttgaccgccgccatgattctagcctgctttttacatccaacacaaaaactgcagtcgtggtgcttttgattgtactcagaacttggaaattctgccttctgaataggaagatgtaggtaacaccagactgcagatgagctgcatacagggctggactgggacaaaaaatcggcccggtcattttgactagagaccggcccaccattaatggaaaaatcataaagcctttgaatgaaaataaacactgttgtgacagtgatgtacactgttctgatggtatatatgtatcaatctatcaatcgtttgttgtaagactcagataattatttttttaaaagcgagacattttaaatgagaataataaagaaaagtatttctttgtgcccccctttccctgttaatgccctacctggccccctggcaacactttgctagacccgcccctgcacagttaccagctgtcagctacttagaaaaggatcctggtgttatttgtctctcagaaacagttcataacttcccttcaactcatccatgtcacctaacaggtaaacctgtttctccatcacctgttcagctctgatgattcagtaaggacatctcctggtttcatctgcatgtttccctctcaccagataaccaaaccgatatcatgaccagcagctttacagctgtggctccagcaaacatcagctgatactagcaaTTAATATTagataaattctaacaacagctgatcaagcttaaacgtgctgctgttgtttaacgcgacatccgctggtttcctctttctggcgcaaagtgggtgataaataaacaagagagaaaagccgatcagctgatcattgatcagtttcatgattgaagtagaaaagggagagaatgagagaagaagaggcagctgtgcagcttcagctttgtgtctttttcattgtagctgaagtccgggacaaactgtgttccttttcacctcagtacgaaacgcgtaatattttctctgaataccagatgattctgttttttacgggacggttggcaactctaataattaaccatatgaacaaaataaagttcaacatcagtaacatagcacccacccagctgtatagaaactccatcatgctagctagcacgcagtacgaaaaagtcagcataccgaaaataaactccacctaaacttggtttatatctgacccagatagactgcaggtcataacttcttacctgaagttcagttcacctgacactcggaccggcggccgcttcgggtctctcctcttgcctcccttttccttcatccacctgctggcctccatcacttgctaatgttattgaatctgtggaagctccgcgatatccaccacacgaagtaacgagtaacgagcctatctaaatcccagtaacgagtaacgcgttcctggttttggcataataactagttaccgtgctcgttaccacaataataacgtagttactgtaacgcgttacttaataacgcgttagtcccaacactggtttcAGAGCTGCCTTTCAGCCAGTGTGGTGTTGGATATCCTGTCAAaatgatggaattatgaatgcagaaatgTGCCACCAGAATTTGATCAACCATTCAACACAATCTGGAAAGTTTCTGATGAGCAACAATTTCGTCTTTCATCTTTCAGCAAGCACTGCCAGTCATGGACTGAAGCAGCTGCATCTGCATATAAAAAAATGTCAGCTGAATGTGTGTCTTAGCTCAGTTTATTTTACAGCTGCAGACATTAACATTTAGTTTCTGCGTCTCACTGACAAGATTTTATAAGATCTAATTTTCCCAAAGTCAAGAATAAACTGTGCACCTCCAAAAATATCACCTTggatttaaacattttatgaaTATTATAAAACAATACCCTGAAAGTCAAGGCAGAGAACTTGAGACATGACTACATACACTACCTTTCTGGGTGACTTTCACATGGTCTGACACTTTCTCATATTCTGCCAGCtcctggagaaaaacaaacaaagcatgaGCTCATCGTTCATAATGAGCTCTCTAACATTTATTAGCCTGTCTGCACTTAAACTAAAGAGCAAAGCGAGCACAGTCCATCTGACCAATGTAAtaatgacagcagcagcagagaggttGACAGATGTCAGCCTGACGGTCGTTAAATGTCTTACACACACAGCTGGACTGCGCGCGCACGTTTCCGCTCACCATGATCATGCGCGCGATGTCCTTGCAGTCGTCCAGGTTGGCTGCACGGATTGAGAAGTCCATGCTGAGTGGATGTGATGAGATCGTGATCGCAGAGCTGGACAGCCGcgtttccttcttcttcttcttctttgggaTTTAAGAGCAGTTGGCATCCGTTTCCATTGCATTACCGCCCCCTGTCACATGATTCGGTCATACTCTTCTCAAGAGTAAGCGTACTCTGTCTTTGCCAGTTTTTTCTTTACTGGTAGCTTTCCCTGCTAACGCATCTGCTTTCTGATTCCCCAGAATTCCTGTGAGAGTTGATGCCACATGAACACTATTTTTATCTACTGACTTTTATCCACTAATTAACTGTGAACTGACTGACAACATGGCATAAACTAAAAACCAGCTGTCCCCAAAAGATATCAAAGCTGAAACTAAATCATTACATGGCAGAAGTTTACCTGCCATCATTTCCTCTTCCTAATCCAAAGCTAGTAAAATTGTACATTGCCTAAAATCATGTAGACtgagattattttattttatgtatacCAACCTGATTCCTGGGAATAGCCTCAGTGACTCCTGTCAAATGACTCCTGTTGTGGCTCTTTTGACTCATCTGAAAAAATTTGCACATATTCTTTATATTTGAGGTCCAAAGCGTGAAATCTTCTTTTCTTTAGCATGCGCATTTTGAGACCTCCATACTGGAATTGGAAGACAAATCACAAAAGTCAGTTTTTTAGACTTtcatgtcattaaaaatgtttttttttttcttttaagctaATCTAGTATTTTGCAGCATGCTGCCTTATTTGAATCCAAAGTGGAGTCATCCATCAACAACCTTTACACCATCACTATCACAAGAAGGTGGTCAGAACTGATCCCTGATTTGATCCCATCCTCACATTCaaacccatctgtcactcctCTCGCACACATCAGCACTGTCTCAGTATCCTCAAACATGTCATGAACAAGCTGTGACACGGATACAAATCAGAAGACACAAACaacttattgttttttatttcagtgcatTAAAGTCCCTGCTGACAGATCagtgtcatttcctgtttccgGACTTCTCTCAGCTGTGTTCTTAAACTGATTTTCAAAAAATGGAAGAATAGATCAAAATTATagatgaatatttttttaaaaaggcattcACTTAGGATGTCATATAAAATATAGCAGTGTTTAACCTGATACAGAATATTGCATTATTTATTAGCTATGCCATACTGATGTATTATTGCAAGTCCAACTGCATGTTTTTGAGCCTTTGAGGTTGAactctttgctttgctttgtgttagtttttgtttatggtcatgttttttttagtattttatatttttagagtttactttGTTCCCTCCTGTCCACTGTGTGTCTCCAGCCAGTTTTAGGCTTTGTTTACTTTTCTGATGGATTTTGCTTCATGAACTTATAACCAgtcatgtgtctgtgtttgtgtctgaagtccaaaaaaaaaatctgacagtCCGATCCAGTCTGGCAGCACAACGTCCAGCTTATTATTAACTGCTTTTCAGTTTAACCAACTGGAGACCAGAGGTAGTGACTGCATTCACAGTCCCAAGGAATCCGGAGCTTATTATAATTTAGAGAAACTGGATGAGCAAACAACCTGTTCTTAACTTAGTGAATATAAATACATGGTAAACAACCACAGTTTGACTCTTAGATTTAGGTAAACAAGTACAGTTAATGAGTTTGCCTTTCAGACTAACAGTGAGGGAATTGTTTGACGGAGATGTTTTGTAACTTTCAGTAAGCCAAGGACATCTTCATTGTGCTGACTTGAATCATTTACTGTATGAATGAAACCTGTGTCCATGTGGTGAGGTAAACTTGTTTCCAGAGGGGAACGTTTAAAGAGTCCAAAGAGTTCAGTGCTGCTGATATTGAAAGTGTCACTGACTCGTCATATTGTTTGGCTAAACCATTTTAAAATTGGCAGAGCAACAGTGGATTTATAAAAAGTACAATTCAAAATtaatcataaaaacaaaaactgttgaaaCAGGCTTTTAATGGTTCCCCGTTTAGCACTTAAATGAACAACATCTTCCTAAATAACatttaatgaaaaaagaaactcaaataTTGGTCTTTGGTAGTTAAAAGAAAGCTTCAGTTTGAGTGGCTCTTGCAGAAGactctcagatatgattggagTCTTCCACACTGCTTTAGCTTCTTGCTACACTAAAATCACTCAACAGTGACTCTTGCACAAACTGAGCACTCGGGTTGCAGAAATCttgttctgttgtgtatttcaaactatttaaaagTCAGACAGCTTTTCCCTGCTTCGGTTTTTCCCATTCTTGTCTCCCATATCACCATTTAACTTTCCTTCCCCTCTCAGATCCAGCTCTGGGTATAACTCTCATGTTTTTGgggtcttttgacccagcatGTTGAGTTTCATACCTTTTTTCTGTAATTGTGTGATTCCTCCCATGTTGGTGTCTCCCCCCACTATGTTAGTTAGTGTCATGTCTTCCTTTACAAGTCTGTCATGTACCTATTTAAGCGTCACTCACCTTTTGTCTGTATCGGTGATGTCCATTTTGGAGAAGAATTGTGGTGTCAAATATGATTTTTATAACTCTATTTTTCAAATGAGGTTGACATGCATCCACTGTATGCATGTATCTTTGCACACAGTTACTTTATGTGAACTTATCCATTCTGTGTTGCTTTGATGCTGGCTTAATGGTCTTAAACCCTGTAATCTCCATGTTTACTTTCTCACAGCTGCTTGTAAAACATATAATTCATCTGAGtagattcacttttaaaatcacGATTAAAGATTGCAAATATTGTTAATGTTTTTAGGTTACACATGCCATTGCAGACACTTTGCAAGACAGCACATTTCTATCTGTGTTTATCATTTGTACAGTAAAAtcttaataaaaatgtttatttctaaGTTTAATCAGTTGAAAGTTTGTCTTTATGAAGTTGCACTTAAAGCTGCAATTTCTGTTTAATCACATTAGATAGTATATTACTGCAATCACACAATCTGTAGTGGTATGGCCTCTTATGACTGCTGGAGAgaatcataaataaataaataatgcattaaaaaatCCCTTTTGAGGCACATTTAGTGTTTACTACTCATTCACCAACCTCCTGTGGGAGATGAATGTGTTTTGGGTGTGGCATGCTGGCACAGCCTGGTGCAGCATGAATAGAGCCAGGAGAACTGACAGGACACCGCTGCCACAAAACAAGGAAGCATAACTACAGGCAGAGAGACGTGCATTGTGAAAGATTAAGGATAATGGAAACAAAATAACTGCATGATGCCATATGAGAAGACTTAATTACATCCAATGTACATCTGAACATTTAATGTTAAGATGGACAGATGTTCAGCTgacatctgcagcaactgtgtgatgttatCACGTCAACATGGACAAAAATCTCTGAGCACCTTGCTGAATTTATGCCACAAAAAATTAGTTCTAAAAAGTGGTTTTTAAACCTGTACtaacaaggtgtacctaataaagtgtctgtaATATGTGGTCGGCTTATGTCACACATTATTTGGTGCACAGctccacctagtggcaccaggaatgattttttttctgggtTCTCAGTAAAACATAAATTAGTTAAAAATAAGATGAACACAGCTGTCCAGTAGCGGTTTTTTAATATGGGCGACATCACAGGCATcggcaacaaacaaacaaacaaacaaacaaacaaacaaacaaacaaacaaacaaacaccagacattatacGTGAAAAGTGAGcgtgagagccctcggtgccctgctcgctgctgaagtcaaagtaaactttattgtctttatttccgctacatacagtccagtatatagagagacgagacgacgaggctccagttacagcagtgcaagtaaacaaacaataaatataagaagagtaagaaaataaatatacactttaggactcggggtaaagggatcaataactatttaaaatttataatttacagtttgatgatttaaagtcacacaacccgtcgaaaaggggagggagaccgGCTGCTTCCAagtagagcacatttcattcataatattGTAAATCCAAgtccattatgtattcatgatttgaatcctgggttgtgcgaaatcccagaaataaacactAGACAAAgagaatctgtgaactaaggtgaaggtctattaggttaggttgtggtgatcctcgagttGGGGGATTTATGTTCacactggagtgcaaaattaaaaccaacggaagatggacaagaaaagttcaggTGCTCAGTgtagaaaaaacagagaagaggaggagaaacgagcaaaggatacaggtaaatggtaaatggcctgtatttgtatagcgctttactagtccctaaggaccccaaagcgctttagacattcagtcatccacccattcatacacacattcacacactggtgatggcaagctacattgtagccacagccaccctggggcgcactgacgaggcgaggtaagcagatgtgtcattggataatggcaggtcatcctgaaacaatcataatcagaatcagaatactttattaatcactAATCAAACCaaaaataatattataataaaaaaaagctgaagcataagtttaaaaaaatgagaaagaagGGAGCAGAATTTCATTTCCCAGTCCTGTAAAATAAGTTTCACTCATTATTTCTCTTGTGCTTTGCCCTTCCCCCCCACTTTTACTTAATTCATttaaacagtttgtttgttaatgTTTCCTTCATTATTTTCAAATCATCTCTCaatactgcattttaaaatattaaataaaatagtatTACTTCAAAGGTTTAGGACACCTGATTGGCTGTGGAAGTAATGCAAACACACCTCAGATGAAtttgaaataaatcaaaaaataaattagatttaaaattgtggaatttattttaaatataaaacacacacacacacacacacacacacacacacacacacacacacacacacacaaaaaagaggtTGTCTGTCCAACAGgtatgcaacaggacaatgatcacaGCATGCAAGCAAATCCTGAGATTTAATTAGCTTGTTTTGATGTTCATCCTCAGTTGTTGCACGTTTGTCTTCTCCGTCGCTAATCTCAACCTGTCTATTAGATTATCACAGCTGCATCTCTGTCACTGACTTCACTCCTGGATTTTCATGATGCCGGACAATTTCTTCATGTCCATTTCTCCCCCAAGTGTCCTCAAAAACCTTCATTGACTGGGTAATCTCATTTACAGCAGAGTTCAGATCCAACACTAATTATCACTGTAATTATACTTGTCcatcattttttgtgtgtattatCACTCTGCAGTGTGATAACTGACTTTGCTCTCTCATAAGCGTCTTCTCACTGGTCATATTTGTCACTGATTGCAGGTGAACCCTGCCTGTTTTAACTATCTACTACagcataaataataaaataacaataataaaaatatataaagaaacAAATGCCTGTGGTAACAATTATGACTCTTGCTTTTTGCCTTTCTGTAAAATAAAAGATATGCACTCTGGGATctagaagaagaaacagaaaaaagacaaaacacaacttaaaaaaaccttaaaacaattttaaaaaatacaatctGCACTTGTGATTAGAGTTTGGTGTAACATACTCCATACTACTGTACAGTCATCTATAttatatttgtgtttaaataaactttaaatattgATATATTTGCAAATTAATCTATAGCAAGGAcaagaagaaagacaaaaaccTACTTCTCCTGGAATGGCTGGTAATcaagctgtgaaggaaaaaaaccccaaatataACAATGAtgaatttttcttttatgtttatACATAAACATacaatacagtttttttttaatgtgtttcaaTTACACTGAAGAAAACGTGATCAGCCTTACCGGTGTGACCTGGGCATCATCAAACTTATACCATCTGTCTTCATCCTGTATTTTGATTGTTGCGCTGTAATGTCCACCTCTCAGACCACCAAAATGATCCACTACTGCATACAGTTCATACGCCTCATTCTGATCACAGAGGACAAAGAATAACaaagtgagaaagaaaaatgaagacaagTTGGATCAAATATTAAAGTACACTTTGTAAATACCTCTGGTATTTGCAGGCTGTAGGGAACCTCCACAAAACAGCTGATTTTGAAGTAGGACATGTAACTGTAGTTGAACTCAAACCTCTTCAGCAGCAGAATCAAAACATCTGGGTGATGTTTTATTACATCTGTCTGAGTGAAAATATGGGTTTTCAATGTGTGCCATTCTGTCATAATTTTATTAAATCAATATCAATGTTCAGAAATCACAAAAAATTCTTCATTTACAATAGTAGCATCAACTTTGCGACCGCAGCGGTCACAGTGCATCTGGTGTTCTCCATTTAGACATGTAGGTCTGAAAAACTCCTCGATGCCGTTCacctgaaaaatgaaaactaattCAGAAGCAGCTTTGATAAAGATGTGGTGAAGAGCTCAATGTTCACAAAGGTT
It includes:
- the LOC112841625 gene encoding diamine acetyltransferase 2 → MDFSIRAANLDDCKDIARMIMELAEYEKVSDHVKVTQKDLEQDGFSKNPFFHGIIAEVPEQHKTKEGHTKIGYALYFYSYSSWSGRAIYMEDLYVMPEFRGKGVGKALMSKVAQLGLAAGCHQLNFTVLNWNKPSMDFYLSQGCFDVTATMDYHCMRCEGEALKHLAQL